Below is a genomic region from Methanobacterium sp..
GGATCTGTACCCCATGGTTGAATCCTTGCTGTTTGTGAAGAAATGACTGCTCTTTTAATGATGTCTGGTCTAAATTCTTCGTTGAAAATATCAGGTAGCTTGATTTCGTCTATGACTTCGCCTTCCAGTGAATAAACCTTGATCTTTTTCATTTAATATCCCTCTTTAATTTTCCAAATATGATATGATTAATTTCAGACTCCCTGTTTTGAAGCAGTTGATATGTATGATATTTCAGGTGCATCATTATGTTTTCCATGAGGCCTGAATGCTTTTCTAAGTATTACAAGTCTTTTTGATGGGCCTGGAAGTGATCCTTTCACTAGAACATAATTGTTTTTCACGAGACCATATTTAACAAATCCACCTTCAGGATTTACGGCATCTGCTTCAGATGCATCTGCAATCTTAAGAATCTGTTTATTATACTCAGTCCTTTTATGATATCCCATTTGACCTGCTTGTGGAACTGTCCACATAGTCCTTTCTGGTGACCATGGACCTAATGAACCTACGTGTCTTCCTTTACTACTTCTTGCAGCTTTTCCGTACTGAATTCGGATACCCCATCTTTTAACAGGTCCCTGGAATCCTTTACCTTTAGTAATTGCTATGGAGTCAACATGTTCCCCATCAGAAAAAACGTCAGCTGCATTTATTTCAGTTCCAAGAACACTTGTAGCATACTCCAGTTTTTCAGCAACTGTTGCTCCACCAAGTCCGCATTCTATTATTTCAGGTTTTTTCTTAGGAACGCTTGTAGCTTTAGGATTAGTATGTATCAAAACACGTATATCAAAAACTTTATCAATATTTTCATTTAATTTGTTTAAATTAGAATCAGTATCATATTCTTCAGGTAATGGTATTTTACGCCTGAGATCTTCACTTAAATCACTTGCCATAATATCAATCATGGTTTTAAGCCCATAAGTTGTCTTTTCATATGCTCTTATACCCATTACAACAACAGGTGGCACTTCCAATACCGTCACCGGTGTGGATATTTCCATTCCTTCTGTTGGTGAATTTTTCCTGTTGTCATTCATCATTACGTGGGTCATTCCCACTTTATATCCTGCAAATCCGAGCAACCCAGTTTCTTCAACATTAGGCCAGGATTTAATCCTTGGTGATTGTTTAGATGCTCTTTTTCTAGGACTAAATGCAACTGATCCTGATCTTGGTTGGTGATGTCTAGTCATTTTAATTTACCTCCTTACTTAACAATTCATTCAATTTTCCGAGTTCTCTGCATTTAAAAGTAGATTAAATGCAGATAAAGTTGTTAAAACCGCCTCTTCAGTCCTTATAGTAGCAGTTCCTTGAGATGGAACT
It encodes:
- the rpl3p gene encoding 50S ribosomal protein L3 — protein: MTRHHQPRSGSVAFSPRKRASKQSPRIKSWPNVEETGLLGFAGYKVGMTHVMMNDNRKNSPTEGMEISTPVTVLEVPPVVVMGIRAYEKTTYGLKTMIDIMASDLSEDLRRKIPLPEEYDTDSNLNKLNENIDKVFDIRVLIHTNPKATSVPKKKPEIIECGLGGATVAEKLEYATSVLGTEINAADVFSDGEHVDSIAITKGKGFQGPVKRWGIRIQYGKAARSSKGRHVGSLGPWSPERTMWTVPQAGQMGYHKRTEYNKQILKIADASEADAVNPEGGFVKYGLVKNNYVLVKGSLPGPSKRLVILRKAFRPHGKHNDAPEISYISTASKQGV